Proteins found in one Lycium ferocissimum isolate CSIRO_LF1 chromosome 6, AGI_CSIRO_Lferr_CH_V1, whole genome shotgun sequence genomic segment:
- the LOC132060982 gene encoding uncharacterized protein At5g23160-like yields MTQMDQDRPKKKKSIRKSYFLGCFGFSIIDKNLSVNKSTSAKKKNKSLFSFSKFVRKHSSIAKTIPVDISEKIDNRSSREIHVVKPEKKGLVKDQSQTNLREKVINKTKDLKIEDINHRNNKSLDHLLDNVRDYSTCRNEFSKSVTISSTHNLSHLINSTKDRHEIKLSHSASLPPTKQKKSPVATATEKVNDERSSQQHDQKINNSNFDSIIGMSILMVTLLIMLFWGKACAIICTCAWFYFLPRFRQPENEAIITGKIGVAGGVDLNSEEYKKKVVLEGFLERNHRNGVGFL; encoded by the exons atGACTCAAATGGATCAAGATagacccaaaaagaaaaaatccatCAGAAAATCTTATTTTCTTGGTTGTTTTGGATTTTCCATTATTGATAAAAACCTATCTGTTAATAAATCAACCAGtgccaagaaaaaaaacaagtcTTTGTTCTCTTTTTCCAAGTTTGTAAGGAAGCATTCGTCGATCGCGAAAACTATTCCGGTGGACATATCAGAGAAGATTGACAACCGGAGTAGTAGAGAAATTCATGTAGTGAAGCCGGAGAAGAAGGGTTTGGTTAAGGATCAAAGTCAAACAAACTTACGTGAGAAGGTTATTAATAAG ACAAAGGATCTTAAAATAGAGGACATCAACCACAGAAACAACAAAAGTTTGGATCACTTATTAGACAACGTACGTGACTATTCAACTTGTCGAAATGAGTTTTCAAAAAGTGTTACAATTTCTAGTACTCATAATTTGAGCCAccttataaattcaacaaaagaCAGACATGAGATCAAACTTTCCCATTCAGCATCTCTGCCACCAACAAAACAGAAGAAATCACCGGTGGCAACCGCCACAGAAAAAGTCAACGACGAGAGATCAAGTCAACAAcatgatcaaaaaattaataatagcaATTTTGACTCAATTATTGGTATGTCAATTCTAATGGTGACCCTATTGATAATGTTGTTTTGGGGCAAGGCTTGTGCCATTATTTGTACGTGTGCTTGGTTTTATTTTCTCCCTCGGTTTCGACAACCGGAAAATGAAGCGATCATTACCGGAAAAATTGGCGTTGCTGGCGGCGTTGATCTGAACTCGGAGGAGTACAAGAAGAAAGTTGTGTTGGAAGGATTTTTGGAGAGAAATCATAGGAATGGTGTTGGATTTTTGTAG
- the LOC132060981 gene encoding uncharacterized protein LOC132060981 isoform X1, giving the protein MAEIGSPGTRTRGIENIIDGPSVSLGFTQQENPIAGGSSYAETCSKKINDPRRMKQHHDSHDDKETKRKQSALDKKVSQVPLQKKRKVTKTVPGGKGKKVVRKKPSIDVEDDGEDSRFLVTKQPAVAPSMQRYTNVNVISDIRGKLTGVGQMDKFADSIFGKYLRMQHMDVQA; this is encoded by the exons tataatagatGGTCCTAGTGTCTCTTTGGGATTTACTCAACAAGAAAACCCCATTGCAGGAGGGTCATCTTATGCTGAGACGTGTAGCAAAAAAATCAATGATCCAAGAAGGATGAAACAACATCATGATTCTCATGATGATAAAGAAACAAAGAGGAAACAGTCAGCACTAGATAAAAAAGTTTCTCAAGTGCCGCTACAGAAGAAGAGAAAGGTTACCAAGACTGTTCCTGGAGGCAAGGGCAAAAAAGTAGTTCGGAAAAAACCTTCAATTGATGTAGAAGACGATGGAGAG GATTCTAGATTTTTGGTCACGAAGCAGCCTGCTGTGGCCCCATCTATGCAAAGATACACGAACGTCAATGTAATCAGTGACATTAGGGGTAAACTAACAGGGGTTGGTCAGATGGACAAGTTTGCAGACTCTATTTTTGGGAAATATCTCAGAATGCAGCATATGGATGTACAAGCATAA
- the LOC132060981 gene encoding uncharacterized protein LOC132060981 isoform X2 → MAEIGSPGTRTRGGSSYAETCSKKINDPRRMKQHHDSHDDKETKRKQSALDKKVSQVPLQKKRKVTKTVPGGKGKKVVRKKPSIDVEDDGEDSRFLVTKQPAVAPSMQRYTNVNVISDIRGKLTGVGQMDKFADSIFGKYLRMQHMDVQA, encoded by the exons GAGGGTCATCTTATGCTGAGACGTGTAGCAAAAAAATCAATGATCCAAGAAGGATGAAACAACATCATGATTCTCATGATGATAAAGAAACAAAGAGGAAACAGTCAGCACTAGATAAAAAAGTTTCTCAAGTGCCGCTACAGAAGAAGAGAAAGGTTACCAAGACTGTTCCTGGAGGCAAGGGCAAAAAAGTAGTTCGGAAAAAACCTTCAATTGATGTAGAAGACGATGGAGAG GATTCTAGATTTTTGGTCACGAAGCAGCCTGCTGTGGCCCCATCTATGCAAAGATACACGAACGTCAATGTAATCAGTGACATTAGGGGTAAACTAACAGGGGTTGGTCAGATGGACAAGTTTGCAGACTCTATTTTTGGGAAATATCTCAGAATGCAGCATATGGATGTACAAGCATAA